The Anolis carolinensis isolate JA03-04 chromosome 1, rAnoCar3.1.pri, whole genome shotgun sequence genome window below encodes:
- the ric3 gene encoding protein RIC-3 isoform X2, producing the protein MAYSTFRKVALASCLVLCVSLLLPKVFLPRAWRPQEPLASPTGPPSPSAAAPEGKTSWFPPTMNPQISPEVRPTATHFPRSHLTEAIAKAKGGGGGGGGGSGGGGGGGGGGGGSGRGLVGQVIPIYGFGILLYILYILFKLSSKGKTVVIERKCPPSASGNMNRKITDYELAQLQEKLRETEEAMETLINRVGPNYERAQNGSTNQEKRLLQQLREITKVMKEGKLIDGISPEQEAEEAPYMQDWEGYPEETYPVYDNSDYMKRRQDTILVDCPDLSQPSAEEIAEQMEFVDDEDYLCSETLLSALDVVNDGPETGHEKDRHSTFSDQSETDRNFEKCYCCQYEEDDPAVIAENAGFFSDSCSETEEPTRGESSLVDSDQENTLPKDQSDGDADDVLILRKRNTKGMELLGQ; encoded by the exons ATGGCGTATTCAACGTTCCGGAAGGTGGCCCTGGCCTCCTGCTTGGTGTTGTGCGTCTCGCTGCTGCTCCCCAAGGTCTTCCTCCCGCGGGCATGGAGGCCGCAGGAGCCCCTCGCCTCCCCCACCGGGCCTCCCTCGCCTTCCGCCGCCGCGCCCGAGG GAAAGACCAGCTGGTTTCCTCCAACCATGAATCCACAGATATCTCCAGAGGTCAGACCAACTGCTACCCATTTTCCAAGGTCTCATCTTACAGAAGCCATTGCCAAGGCGAAGGGTGGAGGTGGAGGAGGCGGTGGAGgtagtggtggtggaggaggaggtggtggtggaggaggaggcagtGGAAGAGGTCTTGTGGGACAAGTCATCCCGATATACGGATTTGGGATCCTTTTGTACATTTTGTACATTCTTTTTAAG CTTTCTTCTAAGGGGAAAACTGTGGTGATTGAACGGAAGTGTCCACCTTCAGCATCGGGAAACATGAATAGGAAGATCA CTGACTATGAGCTTGCCCAACTTCAAGAGAAGCTGAGGGAGACTGAAGAAGCCATGGAAACATTAATCAACAGGGTGGGACCCAACTATGAAAG GGCCCAAAATGGTAGCACTAATCAAGAGAAAAGGCTACTCCAGCAACTCCGTGAAATTACCAAGGTCATGAAAGAAGGCAAACTCATTGATGGAATCTCCCCAGAACAAGAAGCTGAAGAAGCTCCATATATGCAAGACTGGGAAG GTTATCCAGAAGAGACCTATCCTGTCTATGATAATTCTGATTATATGAAGCGCAGACAGGACACTATTCTTGTGGATTGCCCTGACCTGAGCCAGCCTTCTGCTGAAGAGATAgcggagcaaatggaatttgtggACGATGAGGATTATTTGTGTAGTGAAACCCTTTTGTCTGCTCTCGATGTAGTGAATGATGGCCCTGAAACTGGACATGAGAAGGATCGGCACTCCACTTTCAGTGACCAGAGTGAGACTGACCGCAACTTTGAGAAGTGCTATTGTTGTCAGTATGAAGAGGACGACCCTGCTGTGATAGCTGAGAATGCAGGGTTCTTCTCGGATAGCTGTAGTGAAACTGAAGAGCCAACCAGAGGGGAGTCATCGTTGGTGGATTCTGACCAAGAAAACACACTGCCCAAAGATCAAAGTGATGGAGATGCTGATGATGTTCTCATTCTGAGGAAGCGAAACACAAAAGGGATGGAACTGCTGGGACAATGA
- the ric3 gene encoding protein RIC-3 isoform X3 codes for MAYSTFRKVALASCLVLCVSLLLPKVFLPRAWRPQEPLASPTGPPSPSAAAPEGKTSWFPPTMNPQISPEVRPTATHFPRSHLTEAIAKAKGGGGGGGGGSGGGGGGGGGGGGSGRGLVGQVIPIYGFGILLYILYILFKLSSKGKTVVIERKCPPSASGNMNRKITDYELAQLQEKLRETEEAMETLINRVGPNYESRAQNGSTNQEKRLLQQLREITKVMKEGKLIDGISPEQEAEEAPYMQDWEVNDGPETGHEKDRHSTFSDQSETDRNFEKCYCCQYEEDDPAVIAENAGFFSDSCSETEEPTRGESSLVDSDQENTLPKDQSDGDADDVLILRKRNTKGMELLGQ; via the exons ATGGCGTATTCAACGTTCCGGAAGGTGGCCCTGGCCTCCTGCTTGGTGTTGTGCGTCTCGCTGCTGCTCCCCAAGGTCTTCCTCCCGCGGGCATGGAGGCCGCAGGAGCCCCTCGCCTCCCCCACCGGGCCTCCCTCGCCTTCCGCCGCCGCGCCCGAGG GAAAGACCAGCTGGTTTCCTCCAACCATGAATCCACAGATATCTCCAGAGGTCAGACCAACTGCTACCCATTTTCCAAGGTCTCATCTTACAGAAGCCATTGCCAAGGCGAAGGGTGGAGGTGGAGGAGGCGGTGGAGgtagtggtggtggaggaggaggtggtggtggaggaggaggcagtGGAAGAGGTCTTGTGGGACAAGTCATCCCGATATACGGATTTGGGATCCTTTTGTACATTTTGTACATTCTTTTTAAG CTTTCTTCTAAGGGGAAAACTGTGGTGATTGAACGGAAGTGTCCACCTTCAGCATCGGGAAACATGAATAGGAAGATCA CTGACTATGAGCTTGCCCAACTTCAAGAGAAGCTGAGGGAGACTGAAGAAGCCATGGAAACATTAATCAACAGGGTGGGACCCAACTATGAAAG CAGGGCCCAAAATGGTAGCACTAATCAAGAGAAAAGGCTACTCCAGCAACTCCGTGAAATTACCAAGGTCATGAAAGAAGGCAAACTCATTGATGGAATCTCCCCAGAACAAGAAGCTGAAGAAGCTCCATATATGCAAGACTGGGAAG TGAATGATGGCCCTGAAACTGGACATGAGAAGGATCGGCACTCCACTTTCAGTGACCAGAGTGAGACTGACCGCAACTTTGAGAAGTGCTATTGTTGTCAGTATGAAGAGGACGACCCTGCTGTGATAGCTGAGAATGCAGGGTTCTTCTCGGATAGCTGTAGTGAAACTGAAGAGCCAACCAGAGGGGAGTCATCGTTGGTGGATTCTGACCAAGAAAACACACTGCCCAAAGATCAAAGTGATGGAGATGCTGATGATGTTCTCATTCTGAGGAAGCGAAACACAAAAGGGATGGAACTGCTGGGACAATGA
- the ric3 gene encoding protein RIC-3 isoform X1 has product MAYSTFRKVALASCLVLCVSLLLPKVFLPRAWRPQEPLASPTGPPSPSAAAPEGKTSWFPPTMNPQISPEVRPTATHFPRSHLTEAIAKAKGGGGGGGGGSGGGGGGGGGGGGSGRGLVGQVIPIYGFGILLYILYILFKLSSKGKTVVIERKCPPSASGNMNRKITDYELAQLQEKLRETEEAMETLINRVGPNYESRAQNGSTNQEKRLLQQLREITKVMKEGKLIDGISPEQEAEEAPYMQDWEGYPEETYPVYDNSDYMKRRQDTILVDCPDLSQPSAEEIAEQMEFVDDEDYLCSETLLSALDVVNDGPETGHEKDRHSTFSDQSETDRNFEKCYCCQYEEDDPAVIAENAGFFSDSCSETEEPTRGESSLVDSDQENTLPKDQSDGDADDVLILRKRNTKGMELLGQ; this is encoded by the exons ATGGCGTATTCAACGTTCCGGAAGGTGGCCCTGGCCTCCTGCTTGGTGTTGTGCGTCTCGCTGCTGCTCCCCAAGGTCTTCCTCCCGCGGGCATGGAGGCCGCAGGAGCCCCTCGCCTCCCCCACCGGGCCTCCCTCGCCTTCCGCCGCCGCGCCCGAGG GAAAGACCAGCTGGTTTCCTCCAACCATGAATCCACAGATATCTCCAGAGGTCAGACCAACTGCTACCCATTTTCCAAGGTCTCATCTTACAGAAGCCATTGCCAAGGCGAAGGGTGGAGGTGGAGGAGGCGGTGGAGgtagtggtggtggaggaggaggtggtggtggaggaggaggcagtGGAAGAGGTCTTGTGGGACAAGTCATCCCGATATACGGATTTGGGATCCTTTTGTACATTTTGTACATTCTTTTTAAG CTTTCTTCTAAGGGGAAAACTGTGGTGATTGAACGGAAGTGTCCACCTTCAGCATCGGGAAACATGAATAGGAAGATCA CTGACTATGAGCTTGCCCAACTTCAAGAGAAGCTGAGGGAGACTGAAGAAGCCATGGAAACATTAATCAACAGGGTGGGACCCAACTATGAAAG CAGGGCCCAAAATGGTAGCACTAATCAAGAGAAAAGGCTACTCCAGCAACTCCGTGAAATTACCAAGGTCATGAAAGAAGGCAAACTCATTGATGGAATCTCCCCAGAACAAGAAGCTGAAGAAGCTCCATATATGCAAGACTGGGAAG GTTATCCAGAAGAGACCTATCCTGTCTATGATAATTCTGATTATATGAAGCGCAGACAGGACACTATTCTTGTGGATTGCCCTGACCTGAGCCAGCCTTCTGCTGAAGAGATAgcggagcaaatggaatttgtggACGATGAGGATTATTTGTGTAGTGAAACCCTTTTGTCTGCTCTCGATGTAGTGAATGATGGCCCTGAAACTGGACATGAGAAGGATCGGCACTCCACTTTCAGTGACCAGAGTGAGACTGACCGCAACTTTGAGAAGTGCTATTGTTGTCAGTATGAAGAGGACGACCCTGCTGTGATAGCTGAGAATGCAGGGTTCTTCTCGGATAGCTGTAGTGAAACTGAAGAGCCAACCAGAGGGGAGTCATCGTTGGTGGATTCTGACCAAGAAAACACACTGCCCAAAGATCAAAGTGATGGAGATGCTGATGATGTTCTCATTCTGAGGAAGCGAAACACAAAAGGGATGGAACTGCTGGGACAATGA